In Amaranthus tricolor cultivar Red isolate AtriRed21 chromosome 3, ASM2621246v1, whole genome shotgun sequence, a single window of DNA contains:
- the LOC130808681 gene encoding uncharacterized protein LOC130808681 yields MAIVCCYCPPDLNRSKFLGRIPPFCERIQMQHIALNYRCRSRINALFWGSKKAVEPSDTHLSLGEFSLTGSGSERTQTDSLLPKKVSLSVVPSISEVSSEEWDACAIDTNGPDKLNPFLSHGFLSSLEESRCSTKETGWAPRHIIAKDELDNVIGAVPLYLKSHSYGEYVFDHSWASAYYSYGSRYYPKLQSCVPFTPVTGPRILLRDTNCKNEVFNIMISALKDLTIKYQVSSLHVTFPTESQCQGMKEKGFLQRIGMQYHWKNQNYKNFDDFLMDLKQSKRKNIRQERKKISAQNLNMKRLRGYEIKAKHWDTFYEFYRNTTDIKWGTPYLTRDFFHNMASKMGDQVLLVIAEEQDEMVAGALNLIGGDTLYGRLWGCLPESYYPNLHFEACYYQAIEAAIELNLDKVEAGAQGEHKIQRGYLPVPTYSCHYIVDEAFRIAIQDFLQREADQMKMVMKVLRESGPFKDDTLWNTEE; encoded by the exons ATGGCAATAGTATGCTGCTACTGCCCACCTGACCTTAATCGTTCCAAGTTTCTTGGTCGAATTCCTCCTTTCTGC GAGAGAATACAAATGCAGCATATTGCTCTGAACTATAGATGCAGATCAAGAATTAATGCACTGTTTTGGGGATCAAAGAAGGCGGTGGAGCCATCTGATACTCATCTTTCACTGGGCGAATTCTCTTTAACAGGGTCAGGCTCAGAG CGTACTCAAACCGACTCATTGTTACCCAAGAAAGTTTCACTTTCAGTTGTTCCGTCAATCTCTGAGGTTTCATCAGAAGAATGGGATGCATGTGCAATAGATACAAATGGACCTGATAAGTTAAATCCGTTTCTTTCTCATGGTTTTCTTTCAAGCTTAGAGGAGTCTCGCTGTTCTACAAAG GAAACAGGATGGGCACCAAGGCACATAATCGCAAAGGATGAACTTGACAATGTCATTGGCGCGGTTCCTTTATATCTTAAAAG TCATTCCTATGGAGAATATgtttttgatcattcatgggCCAGTGCGTACTATAGTTATGGTTCGAGGTATTATCCCAAGTTAcagagttgtgtgccatttaCTCCAGTTACTGGTCCAAGAATCTTGCTTCGTGATACAAATTGCAAGAATGAGGTTTTCAATATAATGATATCTGCACTAAAAGATCTGACTATTAAG TATCAGGTGTCATCATTGCATGTCACATTTCCTACTGAAAGTCAGTGTCAAGGAATGAAAGAGAAAGGCTTCCTTCAAAGAATAGGCATGCAATATCATTGGAAgaatcaaaattacaaaaa TTTTGATGACTTCTTGATGGACTTGAAACAAagtaaaaggaaaaatattCGTCAAGAACGAAAAAAG ATTTCTGCTCAAAACTTGAATATGAAACGTCTTCGTGGATATGAGATAAAG GCAAAGCACTGGGACACCTTCTATGAATTCTACAGGAATACTACTGACATCAA GTGGGGTACTCCTTACTTGACAAGGGATTTTTTCCACAACATGGCATCAAAAATGGGAGATCAGGTACTTCTAGTCATTGCTGAAGAACAGGATGAAATGGTTGCTGGGGCGCTCAATTTAATTGGTGGTGATACCCTATATGGACGTCTATGGGGATGTCTTCCAGAATCTTACTATCCAAATTTGCATTTTGAAGCATGTTACTACCAG GCAATAGAAGCTGCAATTGAATTAAATTTGGATAAAGTAGAAGCAGGAGCTCAAGGTGAGCACAAAATTCAGCGGGGTTACCTTCCTGTGCCAACTTATAGCTGCCATTACATCGTCGATGAAGCTTTTCGGATAGCTATACAAGATTTTCTACAACGAGAAGCAGACCAG ATGAAGATGGTGATGAAGGTATTACGCGAATCGGGGCCCTTCAAGGATGATACACTATGGAacactgaagaatga
- the LOC130808921 gene encoding chloride channel protein CLC-c-like yields the protein MRKEELEMEVEDGMAYEIKEEMFGSPCSLSNFESEQENGDSRLSQSLLMKRTNYTSQLAIVGAKVSAIESLDYEIIENELFKEDWRSRNKFQRFQYIFFKWTLALLIGLCTGFVGFCNNISVENIAGFKFLQTINYVYQEKYFKGFIFFAGCNLVLAIGAASVCALIAPAAAGSGIPEVKAYLNGVDAHSILAPSTLFVKIIGSILGVSAGFVVGKEGPMVHTGACIASLLGQGGSRKYHLTWKWLRYFKNDRDRRDLITCGSAAGVAAAFRAPVGGVLFALEEVASWWRSALLWRTFFTTAVVAVVLRALIGFCRNSNCGLFGEGGLIMFDVNHASIKMSPQDLVVILILAIVGGVLGSLYNYFVDKVLRTYRVINEKGPMYKVLLVMAISLLTSCCYFGLPWLAPCTPCPPQLSDECPSISRSGNYKSFNCPVNHYNDLASLIFTTNDDAIRNLFSASITKSDFRISSLYIFFGVMYFLGIITYGIAIPSGLFIPVMLAGSSYGRLIGTLLGSFSDLDSGLFAILGAASFLGGTMRMTVSLCVILLELTNDLPMLPLVMLVLLISKSVADNFNKGVYDQIVKFKGLPYMEIHAEPYMRQLVASDVVTGHLVTFSSVEKVGTIVHALTETGHNGFPVINEPPFSDTPELCGIVLRSHLLVFLKAKKFTKQRELMKGSIKKSFDAFDFAKPGSGKGIKIQDLMINEEEMEMYIDLHPITNTSPYTIVETMSLAKAAVLFRDLGLRHLCVVPKTPGMPPIIGIMTRHDFTPEHILGLYPHLRTYE from the exons GGAGGTTGAAGATGGAATGGCGTATGAGATAAAAGAGGAGATGTTTGGATCTCCTTGTTCGTTGTCGAATTTTGAATCAGAACAAGAAAATGGAGATAGCAGATTGAGTCAATCTTTGTTAATGAAAAGGACTAATTATACATCTCAGCTTGCCATTGTTGGTGCTAAAGTATCCGCCATTGAAAGCCTCGATTATGA GATTATTGAAAATGAGCTTTTCAAAGAGGATTGGCGATCAAGGAATAAGTTCCAGAGATTTCAATACATATTTTTCAAATGGACACTGGCACTTCTTATTGGGTTATGCACAGGATTTGTTGGTTTCTGCAATAATATCAGTGTTGAGAATATtgctggatttaaatttctccAAACTATTAATTATGTGTACCAAGAGAA GTATTTTAAGGGATTTATCTTCTTTGCTGGGTGCAACCTAGTATTGGCAATCGGTGCTGCAAGTGTATGTGCACTCATAGCACCAGCAGCAGCAGGGTCCGGAATTCCTGAGGTCAAAGCTTATCTGAATGGTGTAGATGCACATTCTATATTAGCTCCAAGTACCCTTTTTGTGAAG ATCATCGGTTCAATCTTAGGTGTTTCAGCAGGATTTGTTGTTGGTAAAGAAGGACCTATGGTTCACACTGGGGCTTGCATAGCATCCTTGCTGGGTCAAGGAGGATCACGCAAATACCATTTGACTTGGAAGTGGCTTAGATATTTTAAAAATGATAGAGATAGACGAGACTTAATCACTTGTGGTTCCGCTGCTGGTGTTGCTGCAGCTTTTCGTGCACCTGTTGGTGGAGTTCTTTTTGCACTTGAGGAAGTGGCTTCCTG GTGGAGGAGCGCTCTTCTTTGGAGAACATTTTTCACCACAGCAGTAGTCGCTGTTGTCTTGAGAGCTCTGATTGGGTTTTGTCGAAATAGTAATTGTGGGCTTTTTGGTGAAGGAGGTCTTATTATGTTTGATGTGAATCATGCCTCAATCAAAATGAGTCCCCAAGACTTGGTAGTAATTTTAATTCTTGCCATTGTTGGAGGTGTATTGGGAAGTTTATACAACTACTTTGTGGACAAGGTCCTTCGAACCTACCGTGTTATCAACGA AAAAGGTCCTATGTACAAAGTCTTACTAGTTATGGCCATATCTCTTTTAACATCTTGTTGCTACTTTGGACTTCCATGGCTTGCTCCATGTACACCTTGCCCTCCACAATTGAGCGATGAATGCCCGAGTATTAGTCGCTCTGGAAACTATAAGAGCTTCAATTGTCCTGTAAATCACTACAATGATCTTGCATCTCTTATATTCACAACAAACGACGATGCAATTCGCAACCTTTTCAGTGCAAGCATTACCAAAAGCGATTTTCGTATATCTTCCTTATATATATTCTTTGGTGTAATGTACTTCCTAGGCATAATCACCTATGGAATAGCAATTCCTTCTGGACTATTCATCCCCGTAATGCTAGCTGGATCTTCGTATGGGCGTTTAATAGGTACGCTTCTAGGATCTTTCTCTGATTTGGATTCGGGTTTATTTGCAATCTTAGGAGCTGCTTCTTTCCTTGGTGGAACCATGAGAATGACTGTTTCTTTATGTGTCATACTACTCGAGCTAACGAACGATCTTCCTATGCTACCGTTAGTCATGTTGGTTCTTCTTATATCCAAATCTGTAGCCGATAACTTCAACAAAGGAGTATACGATCAAATTGTTAAGTTCAAAGGGCTACCGTACATGGAAATCCATGCCGAACCATACATGAGACAGTTAGTCGCAAGCGATGTTGTTACAGGTCACTTGGTTACTTTCTCGAGTGTCGAGAAAGTTGGGACTATCGTACATGCTCTAACTGAAACGGGTCATAATGGGTTTCCGGTTATTAATGAGCCACCATTTAGTGATACACCAGAATTATGTGGGATTGTTCTGAGATCTCACTTGTTAGTGTTTCTTAAAGCTAAGAAGTTTACTAAGCAAAGAGAATTGATGAAAGGAAGCATTAAGAAGAGTTTTGATGCTTTTGATTTTGCAAAACCAGGGTCTGGAAAAGGGATTAAGATTCAAGATTTGATGATTAATGAGGAGGAAATGGAAATGTATATTGATCTTCATCCTATAACAAATACATCACCTTATACAATTGTGGAAACTATGTCTCTTGCTAAAGCTGCTGTTTTGTTTCGCGATTTGGGTCTCAGGCACTTGTGTGTTGTACCCAAAACACCCGGG ATGCCACCTATTATAGGGATTATGACAAGACATGATTTCACACCAGAGCATATATTGGGTTTATATCCTCATCTCAGGACGTATGAGTGA